A stretch of Aedes aegypti strain LVP_AGWG chromosome 2, AaegL5.0 Primary Assembly, whole genome shotgun sequence DNA encodes these proteins:
- the LOC5571329 gene encoding cuticle protein 19 → MFKIIALVACLAVVASAQYYEGDQGHHYEDHHSHPKYKYEYGVKDGHTHDHKSQWEHRDGDHVKGQYTLDEADGTHRVVDYSSDHKGGFQPHVQRVGHAHHPHGESYANIEQHY, encoded by the exons ATGTTCAAG ATCATCGCTTTGGTTGCCTGTTTGGCCGTCGTTGCCTCTGCTCAGTACTACGAAGGAGATCAAGGTCATCATTACGAGGATCATCATTCACATCCAAAGTACAAGTACGAATACGGAGTCAAGGATGGACACACCCATGACCACAAGAGCCAATGGGAACATCGTGATGGAGACCACGTGAAGGGACAATACACTCTGGATGAGGCTGACGGCACCCATCGCGTAGTTGACTACAGCTCGGACCACAAGGGAGGATTCCAGCCACATGTGCAACGCGTTGGACATGCTCACCATCCACATGGAGAGAGCTATGCCAACATTGAACAGCACTACTAg
- the LOC5571330 gene encoding cuticle protein 19, with amino-acid sequence MLKTIALVACLAVIASAQYYGGDYGHHEDHHHSHPKYKFEYGVKDGHTHDHKSAWEHRDGDHVKGQYTLDEADGTHRIVDYSSDHKGGFQPHVLRKGHAHHPHHGESYANIEQHY; translated from the exons ATGCTGAAG ACCATCGCTCTGGTTGCCTGTTTGGCCGTTATTGCCTCCGCCCAGTATTATGGAGGAGATTACGGACACCATGAAGATCACCATCACTCGCACCCGAAATACAAGTTCGAATATGGCGTTAAGGATGGACACACCCACGATCATAAGAGCGCCTGGGAACACCGCGATGGAGACCACGTGAAGGGACAGTACACTCTGGATGAGGCTGATGGAACACATCGTATTGTTGACTACAGCTCCGATCACAAGGGAGGATTCCAGCCACATGTTCTGCGCAAGGGACACGCCCACCATCCACACCATGGCGAAAGCTACGCCAACATTGAGCAACACTATtag
- the LOC5571333 gene encoding cuticle protein 19: protein MFKIIALVACLAVIASAQYYGGDYGHHEDHHHSHPKYKFEYGVKDGHTHDHKSAWEHRDGDHVKGQYTLDEADGTHRIVDYSSDHKGGFQLHVLRKGHAHHPHHGESYANIEQHY from the exons ATGTTCAAA ATCATCGCATTGGTTGCCTGTTTGGCCGTTATTGCCTCCGCCCAGTATTATGGAGGAGATTACGGACACCACGAGGATCACCATCACTCGCACCCGAAATACAAGTTCGAATATGGCGTTAAGGATGGACACACCCACGATCACAAGAGCGCCTGGGAACATCGTGATGGAGACCACGTGAAGGGACAATATACTCTGGATGAGGCTGATGGCACACATCGTATTGTTGACTACAGCTCCGACCACAAGGGAGGATTCCAGCTACATGTTCTGCGCAAAGGACATGCTCATCATCCTCATCATGGCGAAAGTTATgccaatattgaacaacattaTTGA